The Streptomyces sp. NBC_00670 genome window below encodes:
- the nagB gene encoding glucosamine-6-phosphate deaminase — protein sequence MEVVIVPDAAAGGELVAEAIVRLVGRKPDALLGVATGSTPLPVYQALGAKVRAGEVDTSRVRIAQLDEYVGLPAEHPESYRSVLAREVLRPLGIGMDAFMGPDGTAEDVQAACETYDAALAGAGGVDLQLLGIGTDGHIGFNEPCSSLASRTRIKTLTEQTRVDNARFFDGEIAQVPHHVITQGIGTILEARHLVLLATGEGKADAVAATVEGAVAAVCPASALQLHAHATVVVDEGAASKLKLADYFRHAFTNKPAWQGI from the coding sequence GTGGAAGTTGTCATCGTCCCCGACGCCGCGGCGGGCGGCGAGCTCGTCGCGGAAGCCATCGTCCGGCTGGTCGGGCGCAAGCCCGACGCCCTGCTCGGCGTGGCGACCGGATCGACCCCCCTGCCGGTGTACCAGGCCCTCGGGGCGAAGGTGCGCGCCGGTGAGGTGGACACCTCCCGGGTGCGGATCGCCCAGCTCGACGAGTACGTGGGGCTGCCGGCCGAGCACCCCGAGTCCTACCGCTCCGTACTCGCGCGCGAGGTGCTCCGGCCGCTCGGGATCGGCATGGACGCGTTCATGGGGCCCGACGGGACGGCCGAGGACGTGCAGGCGGCGTGCGAGACGTACGACGCGGCGCTGGCGGGGGCCGGCGGGGTGGACCTGCAGCTGCTGGGGATCGGGACGGACGGGCACATCGGGTTCAACGAGCCGTGCTCGTCGCTGGCGTCGCGGACGCGGATCAAGACGTTGACGGAGCAGACGCGGGTGGACAACGCGCGGTTCTTCGACGGGGAGATCGCGCAGGTCCCGCACCATGTGATCACGCAGGGGATCGGGACGATTCTGGAAGCGCGGCATCTGGTGCTGCTCGCCACGGGCGAGGGGAAGGCGGATGCGGTGGCGGCGACGGTGGAGGGGGCGGTGGCGGCGGTGTGTCCGGCGTCGGCGTTGCAGTTGCACGCACACGCGACGGTGGTGGTGGACGAGGGGGCGGCGTCGAAACTGAAGCTGGCGGACTACTTCCGCCACGCGTTCACCAACAAGCCGGCGTGGCAGGGGATTTAG
- a CDS encoding WhiB family transcriptional regulator encodes MDWRHNAVCREEDPELFFPIGNTGPALLQIEEAKAVCRRCPVMDQCLQWALESGQDSGVWGGLSEDERRAMKRRAARNRARQASA; translated from the coding sequence ATGGACTGGCGTCACAACGCCGTTTGCCGCGAGGAAGACCCCGAGCTGTTCTTCCCCATCGGCAACACCGGTCCTGCGCTGCTGCAGATCGAGGAAGCCAAGGCCGTCTGCCGGCGCTGCCCCGTGATGGATCAGTGTCTGCAGTGGGCGCTCGAGTCCGGTCAGGACTCCGGCGTCTGGGGTGGTCTCAGCGAGGACGAGCGCCGCGCCATGAAGCGCCGCGCCGCCCGCAACCGGGCCCGTCAGGCCTCCGCCTGA
- a CDS encoding sensor histidine kinase codes for MPSMNELVRQHTALGDSDLEWLHLLVSEWQLLSDLSFADLVLWVPTSDGTRYVSVAQMRPNTGPTSYQDDMVGHLVPRGRRPLLDAALDEGRIVREGDPEWREEVPVRVESIPVRREGRVLGVIARNTNLLTVRTPSRLELTYLQSASDLAQMIAAGSFPFPDQQVDMDAAPRVGDGLVRLDADGIVQYASPNALSAYHRMGLASDLVGHHLGQTTAELAPTRGPVDEALAKVASGWAPREFEIEARDGVIQFRAIPLKPKGVRIGSLVLLRDVTELRRRERELITKDATIREIHHRVKNNLQTVAALLRLQARRIDSERGREALEEAVRRVGSIAIVHETLSQNLDERVEFDEIADRVLAMVAEISPGKVTGRRTGHFGILDAEVATPLSMVLTEVLQNALEHGFGPGETGVVEVSAVRGGTSKEARLLVTVQDDGVGLPEGFDPHRSGNLGLQIVRTLVEGELGGTFDMVPAATGRGTRVILDIPIRAQK; via the coding sequence GTGCCCTCCATGAACGAACTCGTACGCCAGCACACGGCCCTCGGCGACTCCGACCTCGAGTGGCTCCACCTGCTGGTCTCGGAGTGGCAGCTGCTCTCCGACCTCTCCTTCGCCGACCTCGTCCTGTGGGTCCCCACCAGCGACGGCACCCGGTACGTCTCGGTCGCCCAGATGCGCCCCAACACCGGCCCCACCTCGTACCAGGACGACATGGTCGGCCACCTCGTCCCGCGCGGCCGCCGCCCGCTGCTCGACGCCGCCCTGGACGAGGGGCGCATCGTCCGCGAGGGCGACCCCGAGTGGCGCGAGGAGGTCCCGGTCCGCGTCGAGTCCATCCCCGTACGGCGCGAGGGGCGTGTCCTCGGCGTCATCGCGCGCAACACCAACCTGCTCACCGTGCGCACCCCGAGCCGCCTCGAACTGACCTATCTCCAGAGCGCCTCCGACCTCGCCCAGATGATCGCGGCCGGCTCCTTCCCCTTCCCGGACCAGCAGGTCGACATGGACGCCGCCCCGCGCGTCGGCGACGGCCTGGTCCGGCTGGACGCGGACGGCATCGTCCAGTACGCCTCGCCCAACGCCCTGTCGGCGTACCACCGCATGGGCCTCGCCTCCGACCTCGTGGGTCATCACCTCGGGCAGACGACGGCCGAACTCGCGCCCACCCGGGGCCCGGTGGACGAGGCGCTGGCCAAGGTGGCCAGCGGCTGGGCGCCGCGCGAGTTCGAGATCGAGGCCAGGGACGGAGTGATCCAGTTCCGCGCCATCCCGCTCAAACCCAAGGGCGTGCGCATCGGTTCCCTGGTCCTGCTCCGGGATGTCACGGAACTGCGCCGCCGTGAGCGCGAGTTGATCACCAAGGACGCCACCATCCGGGAGATCCACCACCGGGTGAAGAACAACCTCCAGACGGTCGCCGCGCTGCTGCGGCTCCAGGCCCGCCGCATCGACTCCGAGCGGGGCCGGGAGGCGCTGGAGGAGGCCGTCCGCAGGGTCGGCTCGATCGCCATCGTCCATGAGACGCTGTCTCAGAACCTGGACGAGCGGGTGGAGTTCGACGAGATCGCCGACCGGGTGCTCGCCATGGTCGCCGAGATCTCCCCGGGCAAGGTCACCGGCCGGCGCACCGGACACTTCGGCATCCTGGACGCGGAGGTCGCCACTCCGCTCTCCATGGTCCTCACCGAAGTCCTGCAGAACGCCCTGGAGCACGGCTTCGGCCCGGGCGAGACCGGCGTGGTCGAGGTCTCGGCGGTCCGCGGGGGCACGTCGAAGGAGGCCCGGCTGCTGGTCACCGTGCAGGACGACGGGGTGGGTCTGCCCGAGGGCTTCGACCCGCACCGCTCGGGCAACCTCGGTCTGCAGATCGTCCGGACCCTGGTGGAGGGGGAGTTGGGCGGCACCTTCGACATGGTCCCGGCGGCGACCGGACGCGGCACCCGAGTCATCCTGGACATCCCCATCCGGGCCCAGAAGTAG
- a CDS encoding UBP-type zinc finger domain-containing protein codes for MKQCTHTDALPHPEPAPSHETCQECLAEGTHPVQLRMCLGCGHVACCDSSPNRHATAHYKESGHPVMRTFEPGEDWRWCFVDHVLV; via the coding sequence ATGAAACAGTGCACGCACACCGACGCGCTGCCGCACCCCGAACCCGCACCGTCGCACGAGACGTGCCAGGAGTGCCTCGCGGAGGGCACGCACCCGGTGCAGCTGCGGATGTGCCTGGGGTGCGGCCATGTCGCCTGCTGCGACTCCTCGCCCAACCGGCACGCCACGGCGCACTACAAGGAGAGCGGGCACCCCGTGATGCGTACGTTCGAGCCCGGGGAGGACTGGCGCTGGTGCTTCGTCGACCACGTCCTCGTCTGA
- a CDS encoding carbohydrate ABC transporter permease, producing the protein MSATALPPKTTAGPGATGPKAAGRAAAPRRVRRTRAGWNVLGLLVFLIVGFPVYWMLNTAVKPAKDAIDPDPSLLPTGLTLSNFRRALDIADFWGPVGRSLIVSLTVVLIGIAVGMLAALAISRFAFRGRKVVIVAILAVQMIPLVAMIIPVFLLLNDLDQYDKLSGLILTYLTFILPFTVWTLRGFIVNIPRELEEAAMVDGCSRTGAFVRVVFPLLAPGLVATSVYGFIQAWNEYLYALMLMSQQKQTATVWLANFTTKHGTEYAPMMAGATMMAIPIVVLFLLVQRKMAAGLTAGAVKG; encoded by the coding sequence ATGAGCGCGACCGCCCTGCCCCCGAAGACCACCGCCGGTCCGGGAGCCACCGGGCCCAAGGCCGCCGGACGGGCCGCCGCGCCCCGGCGCGTGCGGCGCACCAGGGCCGGCTGGAACGTCCTCGGGCTGCTGGTCTTCCTGATCGTCGGCTTCCCGGTCTACTGGATGCTCAACACGGCGGTGAAGCCCGCCAAGGACGCCATCGACCCCGACCCCAGCCTGCTGCCGACCGGGCTGACCCTGTCCAACTTCCGCCGGGCGCTGGACATCGCCGACTTCTGGGGTCCGGTCGGCCGCAGCCTGATCGTCTCCCTGACCGTGGTGCTCATCGGCATCGCCGTCGGCATGCTGGCCGCGCTCGCCATCTCCCGGTTCGCCTTCCGCGGCCGCAAGGTGGTCATCGTCGCCATCCTGGCGGTGCAGATGATCCCGCTGGTCGCCATGATCATCCCGGTCTTCCTGCTCCTCAACGACCTCGACCAGTACGACAAGCTGTCCGGTCTGATCCTCACGTATCTGACCTTCATCCTCCCGTTCACGGTCTGGACCCTGCGCGGCTTCATCGTCAACATCCCGCGCGAACTGGAGGAGGCGGCCATGGTCGACGGCTGCTCCCGCACCGGCGCCTTCGTCCGCGTGGTCTTCCCGCTGCTCGCGCCCGGACTCGTCGCCACCTCCGTCTACGGCTTCATCCAGGCGTGGAACGAGTACCTCTACGCCCTGATGCTGATGAGCCAGCAGAAGCAGACCGCGACCGTCTGGCTCGCCAACTTCACCACCAAGCACGGCACCGAATACGCCCCCATGATGGCCGGAGCCACCATGATGGCCATACCGATCGTCGTGCTCTTCCTCCTCGTCCAGCGCAAGATGGCCGCGGGTCTCACCGCGGGCGCCGTGAAGGGATAA
- a CDS encoding carbohydrate ABC transporter permease: MSAANTTTPAKVPPPRQAPPPPPDVPGRPRKPRAAAGAAVPWGLLAPCLLVLVVVLGYPLVRLVTLSFQKFGQSQLWGFQPAESVGFDNFATVLGDSEFWAVVVRTIVFAGGSVIFTMVVGMLIALLLQRVSGWVKTLVNIALVASWGMPVIVATTVFKWLFDSDYGVFNALLSKLPGVDLVGHNWFASGPQGLAVIMLLVVWGAVPFVVITLGAGLTQVPKEMEEAARLDGAGAWGVFRYVTLPILKPIIVMLTTLSVIWDMGVFPQVFVMRNGHPEAEFQVLTTYSYDKAFVVNDYGQGSAIALVTVVLLLGVVAVYMRQMLKIGEVE, from the coding sequence ATGAGTGCCGCCAACACCACCACCCCTGCCAAGGTGCCGCCCCCGCGGCAGGCGCCGCCGCCACCACCGGACGTCCCGGGCCGTCCCCGCAAGCCGCGTGCGGCGGCCGGGGCCGCGGTGCCCTGGGGACTGCTCGCGCCCTGTCTGCTGGTCCTCGTCGTCGTCCTCGGCTATCCGCTGGTCCGTCTGGTCACGCTCTCGTTCCAGAAGTTCGGCCAGTCGCAGCTGTGGGGCTTCCAGCCGGCCGAGTCCGTCGGCTTCGACAACTTCGCCACCGTGCTGGGCGACAGCGAGTTCTGGGCGGTCGTCGTCCGCACCATCGTCTTCGCCGGCGGCAGCGTCATCTTCACGATGGTCGTCGGCATGCTGATCGCCCTGCTGCTCCAGCGGGTCTCCGGCTGGGTGAAGACGCTGGTCAACATCGCCCTCGTGGCCAGCTGGGGCATGCCCGTCATCGTGGCCACCACCGTCTTCAAATGGCTGTTCGACTCCGACTACGGCGTCTTCAACGCACTGCTGAGCAAGCTCCCCGGCGTCGACCTGGTCGGCCACAACTGGTTCGCCAGCGGGCCGCAGGGCCTCGCCGTGATCATGCTGCTCGTGGTGTGGGGCGCGGTGCCGTTCGTCGTCATCACCCTCGGCGCCGGACTCACCCAGGTGCCCAAGGAGATGGAGGAGGCGGCCCGCCTGGACGGCGCCGGCGCGTGGGGCGTCTTCCGCTACGTCACGCTGCCGATCCTCAAGCCGATCATCGTGATGCTGACGACCCTCTCCGTCATCTGGGACATGGGCGTCTTCCCCCAGGTGTTCGTCATGCGCAACGGCCACCCGGAGGCCGAGTTCCAGGTCCTCACCACGTACTCCTACGACAAGGCGTTCGTGGTCAACGACTACGGCCAGGGCTCCGCGATCGCCCTGGTCACCGTGGTGCTGCTGCTCGGCGTCGTCGCCGTCTACATGCGCCAGATGCTGAAGATCGGAGAGGTCGAATGA
- a CDS encoding RNA polymerase sigma factor SigF, producing MTNGDGPVRDEQRGTRKPPAEGDGGPGGPPRAAEGIDGIPEQARPHPEEESSAVGVPAGGQRGQEGVSRGAPTPASIGVFPVPAGSGARGRVTGQTMSEHERNAEQGVRETPQHTEHAPHGQHAQPGQHAQHGQHTQHDPTDRSGARAMFVELRALPAGSPEYAELRNRLVRMHLPLVEHLARRFRNRGEPLDDLTQVATIGLIKSVDRFDPDRGVEFSTYATPTVVGEIKRHFRDKGWAVRVPRRLQELRLALTTATAELSQLHGRSPTVHELAEKLAISEEEVLEGLESANAYSTLSLDVPDTDDESPAVADTLGAEDEALEGVEYRESLKPLLEDLPPREKRILLLRFFANMTQSQIAQEVGISQMHVSRLLARTLAQLREKLLVEE from the coding sequence GTGACGAACGGGGACGGGCCGGTGCGGGACGAACAGCGCGGCACACGGAAACCGCCCGCCGAGGGCGACGGCGGCCCGGGCGGGCCGCCGCGCGCGGCGGAGGGCATCGACGGCATCCCCGAGCAGGCCCGGCCGCATCCGGAGGAGGAGTCCTCCGCGGTCGGTGTCCCGGCCGGCGGACAGCGGGGGCAGGAGGGCGTCTCCCGTGGCGCGCCCACACCGGCGTCGATCGGGGTTTTCCCTGTTCCAGCGGGGTCGGGAGCTCGGGGAAGGGTGACGGGCCAGACGATGAGCGAGCACGAGCGGAACGCCGAGCAGGGCGTGCGGGAGACCCCGCAGCACACGGAGCACGCCCCGCACGGGCAGCACGCACAGCCCGGGCAGCACGCACAACACGGGCAGCACACACAGCACGACCCCACGGACCGCAGCGGCGCACGGGCGATGTTCGTCGAACTGCGCGCCCTGCCGGCGGGCAGCCCGGAGTACGCGGAGCTGCGCAACCGGCTGGTCCGGATGCATCTGCCGCTCGTGGAGCACCTCGCGCGCCGGTTCCGCAACCGCGGCGAGCCGCTGGACGACCTCACACAGGTCGCCACCATCGGGCTGATCAAGTCGGTCGACCGGTTCGACCCCGACCGGGGCGTGGAGTTCTCCACGTACGCGACGCCGACGGTGGTCGGCGAGATCAAGCGGCACTTCCGCGACAAGGGCTGGGCGGTGCGCGTCCCGCGCCGGCTGCAGGAGCTGCGCCTGGCGCTCACCACGGCCACGGCGGAACTCTCCCAGCTGCACGGCCGCTCCCCCACGGTGCACGAGCTGGCCGAGAAGCTGGCCATCTCCGAGGAGGAGGTGCTGGAGGGCCTGGAGTCCGCCAACGCGTACTCCACGCTGTCGCTGGACGTCCCCGACACCGACGACGAGTCCCCGGCGGTCGCGGACACGCTCGGCGCGGAGGACGAGGCGCTGGAGGGCGTGGAGTACCGGGAGTCGCTCAAGCCGCTCCTCGAGGACCTCCCGCCGCGCGAGAAGCGGATCCTGCTGCTGCGGTTCTTCGCCAACATGACCCAGTCGCAGATCGCGCAGGAGGTCGGCATCTCGCAGATGCACGTCTCCCGCCTGCTGGCCCGCACGCTGGCCCAGCTCCGGGAGAAGCTGCTGGTGGAGGAGTAG
- a CDS encoding Na+/H+ antiporter, which yields MHVFPLLLLVAGSAAVAGAARRTAVPAPLLLVAAGLAVSYLPGVPGYALDPEIVLPLLLPPLLYTAATDSSYLDLRAQRRPIMLLSVGYVLFATLAVGWAAYLLIPGLPLPAALVLGAVVAPPDAVAATAVARRLGLPSRLTTILQGESLVNDATAITAYKVALAAAVGEGATWADGLEEFLLAAVGGVVVGLLLMVPLHWLRTRLKEALLQNTLSLLIPFVAYAVAEQLHASGVLAVVVVALYLGHHNWEVDFATRLQEEAVWKMVAFLLESSVFALIGLQLPVVLKGLGENEGTRAAVYAVVIFLVVVAVRFAWVFPSTFLPRALSARVRRNEENPTWKSPLIIGWAGMRGVVSLAVAFSVPLTVHGGAPFPERNLILFLTFTTVIGTLVVQGLTLPPLIRRLRLPRPDPQSETLAEANAQAQASRAAEQRLHDLLTDERNALPPPLADRLREVMERRRNAVWERLGSVNPVTGESVDDTYRRLSREMIGAEREMFVRLRDGRYIDDEMLRTLLRRLDLEEAAAYRETT from the coding sequence ATGCACGTATTCCCACTGCTGTTGCTGGTCGCGGGCAGTGCCGCGGTCGCCGGGGCGGCCCGGCGCACCGCCGTCCCCGCTCCGCTCCTCCTGGTCGCCGCCGGACTCGCGGTCTCCTACCTCCCCGGGGTGCCCGGCTACGCGCTCGACCCCGAGATCGTCCTGCCGCTGCTGCTGCCGCCCCTGCTCTACACGGCGGCCACCGACAGCTCCTACCTCGACCTGCGGGCCCAACGGCGGCCGATCATGCTGCTGTCGGTCGGCTACGTGCTCTTCGCCACCCTGGCCGTCGGCTGGGCGGCGTACCTGCTCATCCCGGGGCTGCCGCTGCCGGCCGCCCTGGTGCTGGGCGCGGTGGTGGCACCCCCGGACGCGGTGGCGGCGACCGCGGTGGCCCGCCGGCTCGGACTGCCCTCCCGGCTGACGACGATCCTCCAGGGCGAGTCCCTGGTGAACGACGCCACCGCGATCACCGCCTACAAGGTGGCGCTGGCCGCCGCCGTCGGCGAGGGCGCCACCTGGGCCGACGGCCTGGAGGAGTTCCTGCTCGCCGCGGTCGGCGGAGTCGTCGTCGGACTGCTCCTCATGGTGCCTCTGCACTGGCTGCGCACCCGCCTCAAGGAGGCGCTGCTGCAGAACACCCTCTCCCTGCTCATCCCGTTCGTCGCCTACGCGGTCGCCGAACAGCTGCACGCCTCCGGAGTGCTCGCCGTGGTCGTCGTCGCCCTCTACCTGGGCCACCACAACTGGGAGGTCGACTTCGCCACCCGGCTCCAGGAGGAGGCGGTGTGGAAGATGGTGGCGTTCCTGCTCGAGTCCTCGGTGTTCGCGCTCATCGGACTGCAGCTTCCCGTCGTCCTCAAGGGGCTCGGCGAGAACGAGGGCACCAGGGCGGCGGTCTACGCGGTCGTCATCTTCCTGGTGGTCGTCGCCGTCCGATTCGCCTGGGTGTTCCCCAGCACCTTCCTGCCCCGGGCGCTCTCCGCCCGCGTGCGGCGCAACGAGGAGAACCCCACCTGGAAGAGCCCGCTCATCATCGGCTGGGCCGGCATGCGCGGCGTGGTCTCGCTCGCCGTCGCCTTCTCCGTCCCGCTCACCGTGCACGGCGGCGCCCCCTTCCCCGAGCGGAACCTGATCCTCTTCCTGACGTTCACCACCGTGATCGGCACCCTGGTGGTGCAGGGCCTCACCCTGCCCCCGTTGATCCGCCGGCTCCGGCTGCCCCGGCCCGACCCGCAGAGCGAGACGCTCGCCGAGGCCAACGCCCAGGCGCAGGCCTCCCGCGCCGCCGAACAGCGCCTGCACGACCTCCTCACCGACGAGCGCAACGCCCTGCCGCCGCCCCTGGCCGACCGGCTGCGCGAGGTCATGGAGCGCCGCCGCAACGCCGTCTGGGAGCGCCTGGGCTCGGTCAACCCGGTCACCGGGGAGAGCGTCGACGACACCTACCGCCGGCTGTCCCGGGAGATGATCGGCGCCGAGCGGGAGATGTTCGTGAGGCTGCGCGACGGCCGCTACATCGACGACGAGATGCTCCGCACCCTGCTGCGCCGCCTCGACCTGGAGGAGGCGGCGGCGTACCGGGAGACCACCTGA
- a CDS encoding diacylglycerol/lipid kinase family protein, which yields MRALLVVNPAATTTSARTRDVLIHALASEMKLEAVMTQYRGHARDLGRQAAESEDIDLVVALGGDGTVNEVVNGLLHHGPDPDELPGLAVVPGGSTNVFARALGLPNDAVEATGALLDALREGSERTIGLGRASGVPGTDDESVSARWFTFCAGLGFDAGVIGRVEQQRERGRRSTHALYLRQVVRQFLDEPHRRHGTITLERPGEEPVTDLVLSIICNTSPWTFLGNRPVYASPKASFDTGLDILGLSRMSTAAVARYATQLLTSSPERGPRGKHAVSLHDLTDFTLHSKVPLPLQMDGDHLGLRTSVAFTGVRRALRVIV from the coding sequence ATGCGTGCACTTCTCGTGGTCAATCCGGCGGCAACCACCACAAGCGCACGTACGCGTGACGTCCTGATCCACGCGCTGGCGAGCGAGATGAAGCTCGAGGCGGTCATGACCCAGTACCGCGGCCACGCCCGCGACCTCGGCAGGCAGGCCGCGGAGAGCGAGGACATAGACCTGGTCGTCGCCCTCGGCGGCGACGGCACGGTCAACGAGGTCGTCAACGGCCTGCTGCACCACGGGCCCGACCCGGACGAACTGCCCGGCCTCGCCGTGGTCCCGGGCGGCTCCACCAACGTCTTCGCCCGCGCCCTCGGCCTGCCCAACGACGCCGTGGAGGCCACCGGCGCCCTGCTCGACGCGCTGCGCGAGGGCAGCGAGCGCACCATCGGCCTCGGCCGGGCCTCCGGCGTGCCCGGCACGGACGACGAGTCGGTGTCGGCCCGCTGGTTCACCTTCTGCGCGGGGCTGGGCTTCGACGCGGGCGTGATCGGCCGGGTCGAACAGCAGCGCGAGCGGGGCCGGCGGTCGACCCATGCGCTGTATCTGCGCCAGGTCGTCCGTCAGTTTCTGGACGAACCCCACCGCCGGCACGGAACGATCACACTGGAGCGGCCCGGCGAGGAGCCGGTCACGGATCTGGTGCTGTCGATCATCTGCAACACCTCGCCGTGGACGTTTCTCGGCAATCGCCCGGTGTACGCGTCACCTAAGGCCTCGTTCGATACCGGACTCGACATCCTCGGGCTCAGCCGTATGTCGACGGCCGCGGTTGCCCGGTATGCGACCCAGTTGCTCACTTCGTCCCCCGAGCGCGGACCCCGCGGGAAGCATGCGGTGTCACTGCACGACCTGACGGACTTCACCTTGCATTCGAAGGTGCCACTGCCCCTCCAGATGGACGGCGACCACCTCGGACTGCGTACCAGCGTGGCGTTCACAGGCGTACGCCGTGCACTGCGTGTGATTGTGTGA
- a CDS encoding glycoside hydrolase family 3 protein, producing MTTFASGTDTLTRDALTVLQPGFTGTTAPDWLLRRLGEGLASVGLFGRNIASPAQLAALTAQLRAERDDVLVAIDEEGGDVTRLEVRAGSSFPGNHALGAVDDVELTTEVARELGRRLAACGVNLNWAPSADVNSNPANPVIGVRSFGADPELVARHTAAYVTGLQSAGVAACTKHFPGHGDTAVDSHLALPRIDADAEVLRARELAPFRAAIGAGTKAVMSAHILVPALDAQRPATLSGGILTDLLRKELGYEGLIVTDGMEMRAIAATYGIERGSALAIAAGADAICVGGGLADDETVRRLRDALVDAVRTGALAESRLADAARRVRELAGWTAGGVVAGASAGAEGPGVDVGLIAARRALTVTRSPDFVPLTEAPYVAAFTPVANIAVGDETPWGVAAELARLLPGTVTGAFTGESAGVEALAAAGGRRVVAVVRDEHRYPWMGEAVRTLLAARPDTVVVEMGVPQAAPRATLHVATHGAARVCGVAAAEAITGSTA from the coding sequence ATGACGACTTTCGCCAGCGGCACCGACACTCTCACGCGCGACGCCCTCACGGTCCTGCAGCCCGGATTCACCGGGACGACCGCCCCCGACTGGCTGCTGCGCCGGCTCGGCGAGGGGCTCGCCTCCGTCGGCCTCTTCGGCCGCAACATCGCCTCGCCCGCGCAGCTGGCCGCCCTCACCGCCCAGCTGCGCGCCGAACGCGACGACGTCCTCGTCGCGATCGACGAGGAGGGCGGCGACGTGACCCGCCTGGAGGTCCGCGCCGGTTCCTCCTTCCCCGGCAACCACGCCCTCGGCGCCGTCGACGACGTCGAACTGACGACCGAGGTGGCCCGCGAACTCGGCCGCCGGCTGGCCGCCTGCGGCGTCAACCTCAACTGGGCGCCCTCCGCGGACGTCAACTCCAACCCCGCCAACCCCGTCATCGGCGTCCGCTCCTTCGGCGCCGACCCGGAGCTGGTGGCCCGGCACACCGCCGCGTACGTCACCGGGCTGCAGTCCGCCGGGGTCGCCGCCTGCACCAAGCACTTCCCCGGGCACGGCGACACCGCGGTCGACTCCCACCTCGCGCTGCCGCGCATCGACGCGGACGCGGAGGTCCTGCGGGCGCGCGAACTCGCTCCGTTCCGGGCCGCGATCGGCGCCGGCACGAAGGCCGTGATGAGCGCCCACATCCTGGTCCCGGCCCTGGACGCGCAGCGCCCGGCGACCCTGTCCGGCGGCATCCTGACCGACCTGCTGCGCAAGGAACTCGGCTACGAGGGCCTGATCGTCACCGACGGCATGGAGATGCGGGCGATCGCCGCGACGTACGGCATCGAGCGGGGCAGCGCCCTCGCGATCGCCGCGGGTGCGGACGCCATCTGCGTGGGCGGGGGGCTCGCCGACGACGAGACGGTACGGCGGCTGCGGGACGCGCTGGTGGACGCGGTGCGCACCGGGGCGCTCGCCGAGTCGCGGCTGGCGGACGCGGCACGGAGGGTGCGGGAGCTGGCGGGGTGGACGGCGGGGGGTGTGGTGGCCGGTGCGTCCGCCGGTGCCGAGGGGCCGGGTGTGGACGTCGGCCTGATCGCCGCCCGGCGTGCGCTCACCGTGACCCGGTCGCCGGACTTCGTCCCGCTGACCGAGGCTCCGTACGTCGCCGCGTTCACGCCCGTCGCCAACATCGCGGTGGGCGACGAGACGCCGTGGGGTGTGGCGGCGGAGCTGGCCCGGCTGCTGCCGGGGACCGTGACGGGGGCGTTCACGGGGGAGAGCGCGGGGGTGGAGGCGCTGGCGGCGGCCGGGGGGCGGCGGGTGGTCGCGGTGGTGCGTGACGAGCACCGGTATCCCTGGATGGGGGAGGCGGTACGGACGCTGCTGGCTGCCCGCCCGGACACGGTGGTGGTGGAGATGGGCGTCCCGCAGGCCGCCCCCCGCGCCACGCTCCACGTGGCGACGCACGGGGCGGCGAGGGTCTGCGGCGTGGCAGCCGCGGAGGCGATCACGGGTTCGACGGCCTGA